The Sphaerodactylus townsendi isolate TG3544 linkage group LG02, MPM_Stown_v2.3, whole genome shotgun sequence DNA segment TCATTGTAGAAAAGATGTATCTGTATCTGAAGGACAAGTGTAACATATTAGTGCGCTGCCTCATATATACCCTGTGGACGTATCTGTGGGAGTTCACCACTGGCTTCATTCTGCGCCAGTTCAATGCCTGTCCTTGGGACTATTCACAGTTTGACTTGAACTTCATGGGCCTCATTACCCTTGAGTATGCCATTCCATGGTTCTGCGCAGCATTTATCATGGAACAGTTGGTCATCAGAAACACTCTACGTTTACGGTTTGATGAGAATGCTGAACCAGGGGCTCCCACAGCTCCTGTAACCTTGGCCAATGGCCACGTGAAGACTAATTGAATAGTAACTTAGGGCTGCACTTTGACGAAATGAACTCCTGCCCCCTTCATTAGAGACCTGTAATGATGGCTTCAAAAGCAAAATTCCTGCTTCCTCTATGATAAAGAAACCTCCTTCTGTTGGAGCTGTGCATGAAAAAGTGGAACCAGTAGATTTTCTATGgattttactttttgttttttaaactgcaaGTAGCACTGCCAGCTACCTGTTGGCTAGATAGTTTCTGACTTGTAGCTTACTATATGAACTATTACCTGCATTTTACTGCATATGTAAAAAATAAGAGAAATGCTAGTATAGCttgtacaacacacacacacacacacacacacacacacacaagttagtAAATTGGCACAGATGCCCCTGTTAGTGATTGGCTTATATTCCATGAGGCAATATTCAGGTGCTTGCTTGCAACCAATACCTCCCATGGGACCTGAGATGCTGCAGGGTCAAGAAGAAATCAGCAGCTGCTGAGATAGCCCAACAGTGGCAGTCTACCTGGGAGGTCGAGTTTGCCCTTTTGTGTGCTCCTCCTAAGGCTTTTTTATTGCACCACAGTGTATGATATTACGGTGCTGGACATCTTACTGGATTTATATAAAAAATTACTTTTTGAATCATCCATTCTGATGCTCATTACAGAGCTTGCTCTCCCATTCCGATCTCTCTCTTGTGCTctctcttatatatatatatatatataaaaggccTGTTCTTCTggattaattttattattgttgtacaagCTACATTTTGGTCAAGTGGCCaaaagtgggagaaaaatggctgaaGTCTTCCCTATTTCTTATCTTTACTATTTGTAGAGGAATTCAAAAAGAAGGGCTGCTTCAGGTCTGGTTCTTGCTAACCCCTTAGCCACTATTCATATCACcagctcttctttcctccccaagAAAGTCTGTTCCCCGTGATCCTGATGGCTATAAACATAGATCATTGGTCCTGGGATTAAAGTCGTCACATGGCAGCTGGATTCATCAAGATTTGGAATCCTAAAGAACTGTATATTCCttgtgtttattttcttctgtctgCACTGATCTGACCTTATCTAAGTCTGCCTAGTGTTCTCCAAGTACTAATAGCAGTATTGGTAGTGCAGCCAGCTCTCTTTCTAAAAGTATGTGTGAGCTGCAGAACTGCCTTATAGTAAGGGGCACTATAGGATCACTCTCTTCCAGAATGGGCTGAAACAGCACAGCAAGGGCACACTAAGCTCAAGGGAAGCAAGAAGGTCCCAAGCAGGTACATAGCAAGTAGTTGTAATGAGATAGATCGCTATCTAGTGACCACCAAAGAATATCTCTTTTTGTTCTGATGATTCTGGGGCTGCTTCAAGTAGCAAGCATCTAATAGCCTTAAGAGGAAGGTGTGCTATAACCGGGCCTCCTGGACCAGAAGAATTCCAGGTATCATTTGCACTGAATGGAAGGGAATTGTACTAGCAATGAAGTTAGGCTTGTGATATGAATGTCCTTATATGACTGCAGAACCTCTTCTGTTTTTTTGTTAAAGATGTGACTACTTAATTATTTGGTCTGCTATTGTTTGTTTTATCAGTCTAATACAACTGTTTGTTTGTCCATTCTCAGAAAAAGAAACATATCCTGCCACTTTGGATGGGTTCTACATTGTCTAATGAACATGAGTCACCTTAGCTTGTCAGAGTTTGATTGCTTTGTTCCTTTCTATGTCCCTGACATGTGATATCCATCGCTGGTCATGGGTGGGCAGAGATACTGGGCCTGTGATAGACTGCAGGCTCCTGAAATACTTGGAAAACTTCAGAGAGATTCATACTCTCTTTTTATAGTCCATCCAATGTTTAAAAGTAACCACTAAATGAAACCATGTTTCCCATCCAGTGTGGTGCCACGCATAGAGACTTTATGCATCAGCCATGCAACAGAAGTCAACTAAGATTGAAAAATAAGATGGAAGGGCAACTTGTTGTTGTCCGAGATATGCTCTTAAACCCTCTTTGTTGATGACAGAGTATCCTAAATACTGTGAAAATAAGCTTTCTCTTAGC contains these protein-coding regions:
- the TMEM229B gene encoding transmembrane protein 229B isoform X1, with amino-acid sequence MDLDELATGSSTKPGHRSSCWGLCGRMAVAEPLTSFSRWYLYAIHGYFCEVMFTAAWEFVVNFNWKFPGVTSVWALFIYGTSILIVEKMYLYLKDKCNILVRCLIYTLWTYLWEFTTGFILRQFNACPWDYSQFDLNFMGLITLEYAIPWFCAAFIMEQLVIRNTLRLRFDENAEPGAPTAPVTLANGHVKTN
- the TMEM229B gene encoding transmembrane protein 229B isoform X2; the encoded protein is MDHFKSSCWGLCGRMAVAEPLTSFSRWYLYAIHGYFCEVMFTAAWEFVVNFNWKFPGVTSVWALFIYGTSILIVEKMYLYLKDKCNILVRCLIYTLWTYLWEFTTGFILRQFNACPWDYSQFDLNFMGLITLEYAIPWFCAAFIMEQLVIRNTLRLRFDENAEPGAPTAPVTLANGHVKTN